The genomic stretch ATTCACCTTGGGTAGTATTGCTTTAGCTGAACTGCATGTATAGAACTTTTTGGACTAGCACATAGGCGGAGGGTTAGCATTGTAAATTGTAAACTTGAATAGCTGCCATGTACATTGAATCGTTTGCTTAAGTAATTATGACCTTTTGGACCAGGCAAGGTatggatttgtttttaataactGGCTGGTATATAAAGTGTGAATTGTAAACAATaaattgtagtttttcttttatacttagATCTACTAGAAGTAACTCATCCTCCTTTAGTCAAATACAGCAGCAGAGATTGATAGGCAGCAATAAGTCAATTTGTGACCCTCTTACACAACTTGTGGTCATCCTGAATCCATATGTAACTGTTGGTGCTTGGTTTCATGTAGCTTCTATAGTTCTGGCCAATCGATAGAGGAACATGAGACCATTCTTTTTCAGCAGAGCTACAAGAAATGGGTGGGGAATTTGGTTTAGCTCATGCTTATTCAGTAAAGTCCTTGTGtggtatttttgaaaaactctaGTTGATTGCCTGATACCGTGTGAATCTTATAGCATCTTCTGTCCATTCCTATACCCCCAAATTTCCCTGTACTTCTCAAGCAATCATTTGTATTTTACCATCTTGGTTTAGACCAAAGAAGGTATTTATTCTGAAGAAACCTATTTCACCATGTATTTCTAATTTCTACCTTTCAGAATGGCCCCTGTGGCACAAAGAGACAAGCAATGATGGCATTGGGGAGTCAAAATGTGAAAGGCATAATCATGAAGAGCTGTCGGTAAATAAGTGTGAAGGGATCCCAATGTTTTGCGGAAATGAGCAGGGTTAAAGTttaaaaaccaaagaaaatcagaaacaaTAGTGTTTTCTTTGCAAAATTGGCTGCTCTTTACCTTGATGTAGGTCTTCCTGGAAACTGCCTGACTTATAGATCACTCTCCATCTTTATCCTAGATGCCACTGATTTAGGGAAGATCCTCACCACGGATAACCTAAGGAAGCGGCATGTTAACTATGCCTAGAAGAGTGGTAGACCTTTTCGCTGGTTGGAGAGGGTAGTATTCAGAATGCTGTAGTGTGGAAGATTGTTCTGTCCTGCCTAATGTAATGTCTTTGGAGATAAATAAGTGATCGGAGTTTTAAAGGCCATGAGCAGATGGTGGTGGAACTAAAGGAGTTTTTCTTCAAGACACTTTACCGCTGGGCAGCTGCCTTTGGCATTAATATTTCTagctttcatgtttttttatctgttttcacttatcaaaaaaaaaaaaaaaagttttttttatctgttttccttttctggTTAGGTGTATCTCTTACTTGGGTTGCACCTTTGCgctttttaagaaaattgcgattacttataaaaaaatctagaaataaattctAAATTGGTGTGGTGCTTCTGGAAGCTATCTTCTATAGTGATCTTCGGTTGCATTGTATAACTATGCAATGGCTTTGCATTATATCATTAGCTTATGGTAGGAATGATAAATGAGCTCCCTATTGATATAAAAGGGGATGGAGGTGAAATTTTCTACAAGTTTTCAGCAAAGGAACCACTGCTTTATAAAAAATACTTGTTTATCTGTCTTAGCCTTCGCCATTCCAAATTGCTATAGGTAGATGCGGTAGTCATGGCTTCAAAAGATATTTGTTTGGAAGCCCTGAaactttttgagaaattttcattttggtGTGTTCTATTCCCTTTAGCTTCAAAAActgtagatttttttattttttatttcaattcatGCAAAATCTACTACCCTTTTTAGATGTTTTTTATGGCATGTGTGGACGTACTAGTTCTATGTAGAATGATCTCGTGTTGCGGAAGGGGTCTCATGAAGCATGTCATTTGTGGATGATATTGGGCTAGTTTGTGAGCAATTTGAGGTTAATTCTAAATTGGAGATGAAGTGACACACTTGGACTCTATAGGTTTAGGTTAATAGGACTAGGAGGAACATAATGGTGCAAGTTTCGTGTGGTTATGATACAAGTTGGTggtataaaaaaagaaaagaaatttttggTGTTGTGGATTGGTTAGTCATAAGGATGGAGAGACTGAGAGATGTCATTCCTGGTCCTGAGCAAACTGGTTGAGGTTGAAAAGTTCATTGGGAGTTGTTTTGATGGTATCATAATGGTTAGTGGAAGGAAGAATTTTGCTGGAAAAGTTAGGGTCTAGTACACTTAGTTGTGAAAGACCAATTAATGCACCATTGAGATAAAGTAATTTGATTCAAGAGGGGGGAAGAATGAATGACTCCTTACAACAGGCTCAATACCTCCCTTCTGCCCCGCCCTACCTAACACTTCTGCATAAGGAGAGTGTTGTATTTCTAGAAGTATTAGTTTTTGATGGGAAActcattataattttttttaggtcaATGTTTGTGTCTGGCTCTTTGAGCCTCCAGTGCCCAAACATCTGTGGACAATAATTACTGTATTTCCAGAAATCTTTGTTTGAGGTGAAAAACTTTATTATGTAAATCCTTCAACACTGAAAGAACATTTTATTGTCATCTTAGGATTTAAAATGTAATTACTATTGTTTTTGTGAAATTATGCCCTTGCATTTACCCAGCTGTGGTTGATCTGCCTGATGTGTGCTGTTGTATGTTAATTTCAATATGTTTTGGCTATCACATTTATTGTGGTGTcatattattttctcttttgctcACTTTCCTTGTGCTTATGCAGGGTCAAGTAGATTTTGATGACAAAAGTAGCTGGGAGTATCTTTTCAAGGATTACTGGATAGATTTGAAAGAGAAGCTGTCTCTGACTTTAGATGAACTAAATCAAGCTAAAAATCCATGGAAAGTAGCTGATTCATTTGCGGGTAAACAGGAATCGCCTGATGAACTTTATGATGCTAATAATGATGAGGGGTCCGATTCAGACAGTTCTGGGAATATAGAAATCAGCAACTCTAAAAGAAGGAAGGCCAAGAAACGGTTGAGGCCCCGTTCCAAGGAGGTTGATTCAGCCGCCCCTGCAACAGAAACTGATGCTGAAGGTCCATCCACTGATGACAATGCTGAATGGGCATCAAAAGAGCTCTTGGAGTTTGTTATGCACATGAAGGATGGTGACAGATCTGTTTTATCTCAGTTTGATGTTCAGGCTCTCTTACTAGACTATATAAAGAGAAACAAGCTCCGTGATCCTCGTCGCAAAAGTCAAATAATTTGTGACTCCAGGCTCCAAAGTCTATTTGGGAAACCACGCGTGGGGCATTTTGAAATGTTAAAGCTTCTTGAATCTCACTTTCTTATAAAAGAGGATTCACAGGTTGATGATCTTCAAGGGAGTGTTGTTGATACTGAAGCTAGTCAGTTGGAGACTGATGCTGATGCCCTAGTAAAGACTGGTCGAGATAAGAAACGTAAAACTCGTAAGAAGGGTGATGAGAGAGGACCTCAATCAAATGTAGACGACTATGCAGCCATTGATATTCacaacattaatttaatttacttaAGGCGTAATTTAGTAGAAGAACTACTCGATGACATGGAAAAGTTTCATGACAAAGTTGTTGGTTCTTTTGTGAGAATAAGGATTTCTGGTAGTGGTCAAAAGCAAGATTTGTATAGGCTGGTGCAAGTTATAGGTAATTGTTTAGATAAATTGTCTTGTATactatttttgacttttgagtgtAGAAGGAATAAATCTTGCAAGATTGTAAAATTTCTTAATGATTTTGTGGACAGGTACATGCAAAGCAGCTGAGCCATATAAAGTTGGTAAAAGGATGGCGGATATCTTGctagaaatattaaatttaaacaaGACAGAGATCGTATCAACTGATATAATCTCAAATCAAGAGTTCACTGAGGTGATTGAACACACAAGATTTCATACTTTTTATTTGTACTTTTCCGATTCAAGTCATCCTGTTGGCTTCGTgatgagagagggagatagTGACCCTTCCAATCTACCTTTctaatgatctttttcttttttagtttttatggATGTTTGGTTTATGAGTGAGATATAGCGAATGTTAAGGGAATACCTGAATTGGAAGTTTCCACGTTTTGATGAGGGGATATCCCACCTTAAATGTGGCATTGAAAAGTTAAATAAACTATTAGTGAGTAATACATGTTGCAATGAGGGAAATGAGCAGTATTATTGGCACTTGGCGGCTTATTTGATAGGCTTTTTCtttaattgagaaaaagaaaaaatgcttgTGGTGTCCAAATTTATAGCATTTACAGTCATTGGAAATGATTTGGGTTGAAGACTTATGCCCACTCTGTTTATGTAgttgttatttctttctttaaagatttaactcatttcttctTTATATCTCTAGGATGAGTGCAAGCGTCTGCGCCAAAGCATAAAATGTGGACTTATCAACCGGCTGACTGTGGTAATCTCATGCTCTTATCTCCAATTTTATGTGTTGGCATTAAGCATCTAAATATTCCAAGTTCTGAGAAAATTAATGTTTGTTTGTAGGGAGACATTCAGGAGAGAGCAATTGCACTCCAGGAGGTCAGGGTTAAAGATGTAAGTTTTTTGGTTTGTCAATTGTCATTACAATTGATTCTTTCTCTGCTTGTATGTCTGTGCTCAATACTTCAGAACTTTATTAGATTTTCTCGACATATGTATTGACACATGGGAAAATATGTTAGAAACGTCATAAGGTTCGAGATCATGGTTTTCTAATTAGTTAAAAGCTGATGACTTTCCCCACTTTCTCATTCTTCAACTGCTTAGAAGGATTTTAACCTTAGGCTTTAGACCTGACGCCCCAAACTTGGAAAGATGTTAGCTCATTTCTGAACACTAAATTGATTGTGGATGAGAAGATAGTGAAATTCCTTTATGCAAATTGTGCACACAATGCGCAGGTTTGGCATAATCTATCCAGACAGTTTTCAATTTACATTGTGCCTATAATGAGAGGAAAATGTTTTGGTTCTTGTACTCCGAATGGGGAATGCCTGGTAATTAATAGGCTACCCCCAAGTACTACTGAAAGAATGGGCAAAGTGCTAAGGGTTCTACGACCCTATTGTTGATATCCTGTCTGGCCTCCTAACCTTTCTTAAAACTGGTACGGAGATTAAGAAGTCTTCCTGAACACCTTTCACTTGTATGTGGCGTGTATAAAGTAAGGGCATGACTACTGGGTTGTAGCCCTAGGTGTAggtttttcttgtgggtttgcttTTGAGGTTTCTTGGATGGGTCTGTTTGGGTCTCTTGTGGGCGCTCCTAGGCGCGCTCCttttatacttcttgtgtaatAGGGTTGCACCCTTTTGTGCTTTtgatatacaacattacttataaaaaaaaaaagaagtaatcaGATACATCTCCTTCATGAATTCGTCCGctcttttttccttgaaaacTATCACATTACATCTTTTCTCTCTTTGGAAATAATGTAATAATACGGATGAGTGGGATCATTTAAAGTTTAGGACTATGGTTggggattattttattttattgataagtAAACCAATCTCATATGGTTGGGGATTATGGTTAGGGCTTATTGTAGATTACTTTAGGCTTGATTATGGATCTGTTAAACAGTGGCTGCTTTAGTAGATGGCACAGTCCAAAAATGCTagaatttctctttaaaataCTAGAAAATTGTCTTTACACGTGGGTGTGGTGCCCTGGGAGCAAGACTCTTGGATGCGTGCGCACATGCTCTCTCTCACATATGGACATGAAGATAATTGTGCTGGCAGTGTTGGCGAACATATCACCTACAAATATGGGGTGATGGGTGAGATCACAAGTTTAAATCCTTTTGGGTCCCTGAGTTATAATCACCAGGAAAATACATTTAGTTCTCTTTACTAGCTTGCCCCTATATGATGTGTTTGAGTCTAATGATACGGGGTTGGAACAATTGTAACCAAGATTAATCAAGTTTACATTTAAGCATCCCATCCAAGATGGTCAGGATAGATTATACAGACAATTTTGCAAAGACGCAGCAACATCTTCCAAGCTAGCTTCCTAATTAATCCAAAAAGATTTATCCCTCAAAGCGGCCATTTTATCTCTTGTGAGACAACTTTGGCTCaaactctaattattttttaattgcttCTTGATGCAACATGGCGTGTGGGAAGCAAAATATGCAAACACAACTCAACTCTTCTATAGAACCTACAAAAATGCCAAGAATTATAGGAAAATTGAAGGAAAACACTCTCTAGGGtatttttattgagaaaattgATAATAATGAACAAATCTAACAACTGGGCGGCCAAGCCAGCCTTATTATGCTTAAATAGAAGTAAGGGATGCACTttacattacttataaaaaaaagaaaaaaaataagtttttttttttttttttgataagtaaaagaaagGTAAcgcacttataaaaaaaaaaaaagtaagggaCGCAGCCTTGAAagcaaaattacaaaattatcatttactaaaataaactcaaactcGCTTGAGAGAGCACTATGTGAGTGTAGACTAAAGTTTCTATCCTGCGATTAGCTGCAATCTTGCTCAAGCCAATGTCGCACGTAGGgttgtaaacgagccgagcttgagtgGTTAGTGCCTGCTCAAGCTTGACTCGTTGGTTTTTttgtcgagctcgagcttgacaCGAACCTCATTTCGTGTCCAAGCTTGGCTCGCTAGGTTGGGTACTCTATctgagctcaagctcgagctcaGCTTGTATcagattatttaaattttgtatttaagtataattttttttttcaaagaaacaatataaaacaaattttattaatgataagACCATCAAGGAAACAAGGTGGATGTGACTTGTGAGGGAAATATAGGGTGAGAGGGGAACGATTATACCAAACAAGACCTATCTTCACGTCATGTAGCTTCCTCTCTTTGTGAACATTGTCATGGCCATCGCTGTATGAAGCAGAGCTGGGTAGAGGCGTGGCCACTAGGTGTAAGGAGCATTAGACATTATGTCTAATTTGGGATGATTTAGAGTTATATTCAAATGTGAACAGTGAAGACAGGAAGGAGACGAAATGAAGAGTCGAAGCTGATTTGGGGAAAGTAAAGCAGAGATTGGGATTAATAAGAAGCGCATATCTCAAGATGATTTGTCAGAGAGAGGAGCTCAGATTAAATGGTGGGATGCAGCTGGCGGCCATTAAGATGAGTGTGCATTTTATGTGTTTCAGCATGCCTTTTGAGGTGTACGTTTTGTGTTAattcaaatttgttttaaagACTTAAGAGGGAAGAGGTGTCaaacattcttttctttcttgtttttttatgtGCGTTTTGGGCCGTCATGTGTTGAAGAGAAGTTGATGTTGTGTTACCAAAGTGCAATCTaatagtaacaaaaaaaaaagttcaatctTCTCtcatttataagaaaaatagcTCTAGTTGACCATTTTTGCAACTAAAATATGTTATAGTTTTAATAGATTAAATGtagttttataaattataagaaatttatacTTAATCTATAATAATATGATCAAGTATAATAAGTTTCCAttcaatcatatgattaacAATTCAAATTGTTGATTCAACTAGCATTAGATACTTAATGGTTAGATCATTTAAGATATGAccatatgattaacttttatcattaaattatatactatattaattcataaaaatatttatatatttttatgaattaatatgtaaatatataaatatatacgagtcGCGCCAATAAGTGAGCTGAGTTTTGTACGGGtatgtatcgtttaataatTGAGTATAGGTTCATGTCCACGAAtgactcatttaataatcgagttgCGCATGAGCCGAGCTTTATTGAGCCGAGCCCGGACGAGCTCATTGGTAGCTTTGTTCGTTTACAGCCCTAGTCGCACGAGATTTTCGAACTAGTTTTTTGGACTTGTTGAAAGCCCTTTTTGaggtagaaatttttttgtgaaTACAAAATTGTAACCCTTTAAATCAACTTTATAATGCCACCAAGTTTGTCTTTATTTGATATCGAAATCAAAAGATATGACAGTTTGACTTTGACTTGTCTGCTTGGTTTCATGTTATCAATTTGTTGGTGCACCAACTTGTACTTCCATCACTTTTTTCTTGCTAGAATTAATTCCAAACTTTTCCATGAAGCCACATGTAATCTGGACTGCATTACTTTGAGCATGAAACGCATGAATTGCATAAATTACCTGTACATTTCAGTtagttttacttatcaaaaaaatatatcttcATGTTTTGATATTGTTATACTGTGTGGATATTAGATTTAACATCTACAACCATTTTCCCTCTCATGCATTATGCTCTCTATTCTGTTCCAGTGGCTGGAAACGGAGGTTGTGCGACTCAGTCATCTTCGTGATCGAGCTAGTGAAAAAGGGCGTAGGAAGGAATATCCTTTACTCTTCAACACTTTTTTATTATCATTGTTCACGCAGTTGGGCTGCTTTTTATTTCTATGGTGCAGAGTATAATATGCAGGAAAATGAGGCCCGAGTgtgatatatatttattgtagTTTTTTATTACTTTCTATTTCCTTCTCTAAGTCATTTAGGTAAGGTTTTAGTTTTTCTGTTCATAAGTTGTGGTAGGTATCAGGAAATTTGATTTGTCAGCAATTACTGATGTCAGGTGGTGATAATTTAAATTGCTGCTGCTtaaatttcttctctctctctctctctcttgtcatGTCCTTTATCCCTAAAGTAGAGCACTCACAACATGGTATTTGGTACGAGGATTAAAAGATATGCAAAACCATTtatagaaaaatcaaagaaaaaagcTTTTATAAAGCTACAACATTTTTATTATGCaatcttttattgtttggttgtttgttacTCATCTGTAGTTTGACACTCGTTATGTGTtcctttgaaatggaaatgGCCCAACGTATCTAGCAATACTTCAGTAATCCTTGACTTCCTTTCACGCTCAGAGAATGTGTGGAGAAATTGCAGCTTCTCAAGACACCTGAGGAGCGCCAGCGCAGACTGGAGGAAATTCCAGAAATACATGCCGACCCACATATGGATCCAAGTTATGAGtctgaagaagatgaaggtGAAACAGACGATAAGAGACAAGGTTCCTTTCAATTTTTAAgtctttattatttatatttcatttaggaaaaatataaagaaggcCCCTAACAACTGTTTTTGAAATAGTCCCATGAAGTTTAAAGTGTGCTAAAGTAGTACACAAACTACCAAAGTATGTTAAAAATGCcacctttttttaattatattcctGTAATACCCTTATTCGCTTAAAAAgctgaaataaaaaattaataaattaaatgctGTTTATCCGAACTCTATTCCATTGGGTGGACGCTTCTAATGTGTCTCAGTTTTCTActatgtttcaatttttggctttttctttctctttttgccTTTAATGgggcctttctttgtatactAATACATCCTGTATTCTAGGGTTGCGCCCTTCTGTTATTTTCaatgaattacttatttataaaaaaaaaaggataaaaaattaACCTTTAAGTGGCTCGCGGGCCATCTCCAAAGGGGTGGCTGCCCAACCAGCAGCCAcctcattatttatttatttatttttaaataaaaaaaaaatcagaaaattaaatttttagtttaatatatttattattatttttattaagagtgacatgtccattttattggtgttgacATGACATCTAACATAATTCGTAAAATGTTTTAATGGAATTTGACTCCAAGGACTTAactgtttttttggcatatcccAGAGACCTTTGAGTTCACCTTCATATGGCAttgagcgatttgtaatttaggccaaccatagggtttgattttgtatttatccttattttttataccgcatgagcgatttgtaatttaggccaactacaatgactaattttttatttaccccaaaaaaactttttttttctcttcgtATTTATCCaccccttggttttttttttttttttctttattagttttgtttagtttattttattttattactattttattttagtttttaagagaataagagtattttaggaatataataaaaaaattgacatttttggcacactttggtagtttgatgtaccaCTTTAGCACATTTTAAACTTCATGGGACTTTTTTAATAACAGCCGAGGgggctttttattttattttatttttttcccttcatttatatttatcatttttttgagttaaatttGTTTCCGGTGCATGCAGAAACCTATATGAGACCGAGAGGTACTGGCTTTAGCAGGAGGGCCAGGGAGCCAGTTTCTCCACAAGCAGGAGGTTCTGCTTTTAGTGATTCCTGGAGTGGGACAAGGAATTATTCCGACACGAATAGAGAATTGAGCAGGAGCATGTCTAATAAGGGGTTGTCTTATAAAGGAGATGATACTTCTGTTGCTGGCGATGTGCTGAACGAACGAAATCAAGGAAGAGACAGAGAAACACCACAAGCAAGTAGTTGGGAGAAGCAAAAAATTGCTGCAAGTTTGGAAATTGGCGCTAGTAAGACCCATTCTGTGCTAAAGTCTGACACAACTTCTGCTGTGTCAGAAATTTCAGCAGCATCTCTCTCTACCGCAGTAACACATTCCGCTGCCTCAATCAATGAAGCAGAAAAAATGTGGCATTATCAGGATCCAAGCGGAAAAATCCAGGGACCATTTTCCATGGTGCAGCTGCGTAAATGGAACAACACGGGATATTTTCCTGCTAATCTGAGGATTTGGAGAGCCGCTGAGAGCCAAGATGTTTCTATACTTTTGACTGATGCATTGGCTGGAAAGTTCCAGAAAGACCCACCATTGGTGGATAACAGCTTTCCGAAGGCTCAAGTGGCGCACAATTCAAATATATCATCCTCATATTCTGGGAAACCTCATGGAGCATCCTTACAGCAAGCTATGGAAGGTCAAGTTGGTGAAAGATCTAACTTTGATCAGAATCGTGGAGCTCTGAATTCACATTCTAGTCTGGGTTCTTCTGGCCAATCTGCAGGAGGAGGAAGTTGGAGATCTCAAGCTGAAATCAGTCCTGCAGGAAGGCATTCTACCTTGTCAGTTGAGGTCCCTAAAACTTCTGCAGATGGGTGGGGTTCTAATTATCGCAATGATTCAGCAAATCTTCCTTCGCCTACTCCAGTCAGTGCTACCACAGGTGCGACTAAGGGGCAACCTCATGAAAGCAAATGGTTGCACAATCCTGTTCAGTCAGCTGGTTCTGTCATGGGAACTGGTCCATTCTTGGGAGCCAACGGAGAACTGCAACCGCCTTCTGCAGTTATCCAAGAGAGTGCTGTGCGAGGTTCTGAAAGTAATGGTGCTGCAAGTTCACATCCTGGAGCGACTCCTGTACCCAATCCAGAAAAAGGTATGCTAGTAGGCTCACTAAATGCTCTTCAAATGCATGTTCAATCAACAGTGCCGTCATCCGTTTTGGCTAATGCTAATGCTAATGCTGCCACTAATTTCCACAATTTGGATCGGTCTGTGGTTCATCATAATCCTCCTATTGAAACCCAAGGATGGGGTTCCGGTTTAGTTCCAAAACCTGAAATGACTGCTTCATACCCGATCCCTGGGAGCGAATCCCAAGCCGGTGGAAGTGCTCCATCCCAGAAGGTAGAGCCAAATAATCCTGTTACTATGCCTGTGCAACAGCTTGCTCATGGCCACTGGGGCGATGCTCCATTTATCCACAATTCTGCTCCATCATTCAGCTCAGGCAATCCAGTGGGGAATTTCCCCGCAGCAGGCTTCTCAGGTTTACCTCCATCTGAACCTTGGAGACATTCAGTTCCAGGTAATCAACCAAGCATTCAGCCTCCAGCTCCACCCACCCTAACTTGGGGCATGGGTGTTGCAGAGAACCAAGCTGCTGGTACAAGACCAGGGCTAGAGAATCAAAACACCAGTTGGGGTCCAGTGCCCGGAAATCATAACATGGGCTGGGGAGGACCAGTTCCACCAAATGCAAACATAAATTGGGGTGCTTCTGGTCAGGGTCCACCACCCGGAAACGCGACTGCAGGATGGGCTGCACCTGTTCAAGCACCTGGAAATGCAGTTCCCGGTTGGGTCCCTGCTGGTCAAGGGCTACCTCTAGCAAACACAAATCCTGCTTGGATTGCTCCTGGTCAAGGGCCACCACCTGGAAATGCAAATCCCGGTTGGGTGGCGGCACCCACAGGGAATCCAGGCAACAACGCCGACAGGTTCACAAACCAAAGTGTTAGGGGTTCTCATGGTGGAGACTCTGGTTATGGTGGCGGGAAAGCTTGGAACAGACAGTCATCATTTGGCGGAGGGGGAGGAGGCTCTAGGCCTCCTTTCAAAGGCCAAAGAGTGTGCAAGTTCCATGAGGGTGGGCATTGCAAAAAAGGAGCTTCATGCGATTATCTGCACCcttgagtcttttttttttttttttttaattttcttatcaGTAGAGCAGTTAATACTGTAcagtaatttttcaaaaaagctTTTTGACTTTGTATAAGCTTTTGTGCTTTCTACATATATAAGTTAGTGCAGGTTAA from Corylus avellana chromosome ca1, CavTom2PMs-1.0 encodes the following:
- the LOC132166923 gene encoding zinc finger CCCH domain-containing protein 44 isoform X1; translated protein: MADVTQETGVVEEAGVVGDLADETERTEVVDVAGMADVCYVEEEEEEDEGCSVGMREVVEKGDVAGLVDGKEVGLEEEALADLKEMTEVAKEEDVADLAETREVAEGNVSDFVETTEVAKKEDVADLTEMRKVAEEEVVVDLVETTEVAKKEDVLDLAETTQVAKKEDVADLAETTQVTKKEDVADLAEMREDAKEEVVADLAETGEVAEKEVVADLAETGEVAADLAEMREVVEEEDVADLAGMREVVEKENVARFAEVTEVANEEDVADLAEMREVAKKEDMADLVEMREVAMEGVGDLPEMMEDAEEEDVAELLEETYLAGQVVEDGDLPGPVAEETDLAGPVAEETDLAGAMGEETDLAGPVVEETDLGGHVDEIEEAADEANVAEVSTETMEAEEDLAEEEAMEADEIEAVEMTEMAEDTVEAEEIEAAEEMEVTEEMEVTEDMEVVEMSKGSGGGKRKRGKNSRAPARVPRKKVEEDVCFICFDGGDLVLCDRRGCPKAYHPSCVNRDEAFFRAKGRWNCGWHLCSNCEKNAYYMCYTCTFSLCKACIKDSVILCVRGNKGFCETCMKTVTLIEHNLQGNRDMGQVDFDDKSSWEYLFKDYWIDLKEKLSLTLDELNQAKNPWKVADSFAGKQESPDELYDANNDEGSDSDSSGNIEISNSKRRKAKKRLRPRSKEVDSAAPATETDAEGPSTDDNAEWASKELLEFVMHMKDGDRSVLSQFDVQALLLDYIKRNKLRDPRRKSQIICDSRLQSLFGKPRVGHFEMLKLLESHFLIKEDSQVDDLQGSVVDTEASQLETDADALVKTGRDKKRKTRKKGDERGPQSNVDDYAAIDIHNINLIYLRRNLVEELLDDMEKFHDKVVGSFVRIRISGSGQKQDLYRLVQVIGTCKAAEPYKVGKRMADILLEILNLNKTEIVSTDIISNQEFTEDECKRLRQSIKCGLINRLTVGDIQERAIALQEVRVKDWLETEVVRLSHLRDRASEKGRRKELRECVEKLQLLKTPEERQRRLEEIPEIHADPHMDPSYESEEDEGETDDKRQETYMRPRGTGFSRRAREPVSPQAGGSAFSDSWSGTRNYSDTNRELSRSMSNKGLSYKGDDTSVAGDVLNERNQGRDRETPQASSWEKQKIAASLEIGASKTHSVLKSDTTSAVSEISAASLSTAVTHSAASINEAEKMWHYQDPSGKIQGPFSMVQLRKWNNTGYFPANLRIWRAAESQDVSILLTDALAGKFQKDPPLVDNSFPKAQVAHNSNISSSYSGKPHGASLQQAMEGQVGERSNFDQNRGALNSHSSLGSSGQSAGGGSWRSQAEISPAGRHSTLSVEVPKTSADGWGSNYRNDSANLPSPTPVSATTGATKGQPHESKWLHNPVQSAGSVMGTGPFLGANGELQPPSAVIQESAVRGSESNGAASSHPGATPVPNPEKGMLVGSLNALQMHVQSTVPSSVLANANANAATNFHNLDRSVVHHNPPIETQGWGSGLVPKPEMTASYPIPGSESQAGGSAPSQKVEPNNPVTMPVQQLAHGHWGDAPFIHNSAPSFSSGNPVGNFPAAGFSGLPPSEPWRHSVPGNQPSIQPPAPPTLTWGMGVAENQAAGTRPGLENQNTSWGPVPGNHNMGWGGPVPPNANINWGASGQGPPPGNATAGWAAPVQAPGNAVPGWVPAGQGLPLANTNPAWIAPGQGPPPGNANPGWVAAPTGNPGNNADRFTNQSVRGSHGGDSGYGGGKAWNRQSSFGGGGGGSRPPFKGQRVCKFHEGGHCKKGASCDYLHP